CGGTTACTACGGCCCGCCACGATAAACCGCACGCGTTGCTTAAACGGTTCGGATAAAACAGCAACAGCGCTCAATCGTTATACCGATCGCCGCCGCGCCAACGACCTGTTTTGCCTGATTATCGACAGCCTGGCACTTTTCTGTAGCCGCCTGCCGTTATCCGCAATAAAGCCTCTGCTTTGCCTCTTTATTTGCGCCATTGCCGAATCAGGCGAGGCGTAATCTTTAGGTCATGCCCTGAGAGGCCCCCCTACTTATTGACATCGAGACTCTGTATGAAAGGTATCGTACTTGCCGGCGGCACAGGCTCCCGACTGCATCCGGTTACCTGCGGCATATCGAAACAGCTGCTGCCGGTGTATGACAAGCCGATGATCTACTATCCGCTTTCCGTGCTGATGCTGGCGGGCATTAATGAGATTCTGGTGATTACCACGCAAGAAGATCTGCCGGCGTTCCGGCGGCTGCTGGGCGATGGCAGCCAGTTTGGTATTCAACTGACCTTCGCGGTACAGCCGAAGCCGGAAGGCGTGGCGCAGGCATTTATCATCGGTGAAGCGTTCCTGGCGGGCGACCGCTGCGCGCTGGTGCTGGGCGACAATATTTTCTTTGGTCAGAGCTTTGCAAAAAAGCTGGAAACGGTCAGCGCGCGTGATGTCGGTGCCACGGTATTCGGCTATCAGGTTATGGACCCGGAGCGCTTCGGCGTGGTGGAGTTTAACCACCAGATGCGGGCCATCTCGCTGGAGGAGAAACCCGCTCAGCCCAAATCAAACTACGCGGTTACCGGCCTCTATTTCTACGACCGCCACGTATGCGCGATGGCAAAACAGATCGGGCCCTCGGCACGCGGCGAGCTGGAAATCACCACCCTGAACCAGATGTATCTGGAAGATAACCTGCTGACAGTAGAGCTGCTGGGGCGCGGCTTCGCCTGGCTCGATACCGGCACGCACGACAGCCTGCTGGAGGCCTCGCACTTTATTCACACCATTGAGAAACGGCAGGGCTTCAAGGTGGCCTGCCTGGAAGAGATCGCCTGGCGTAAGGGCTGGCTGAGCGCCGAAGCGCTGCGTGAACGGGCGCGCGATCTTGGCAAAACGCAATATGGCGCCTATCTGCATCTGCTGCTGGTGGAACCATGAGGGTTATCGATACGCGTATTCAGGACGTAAAAATCATCGAGCCTGCGGTCTACGGCGACGCGCGCGGCTTTTTTCTTGAGACCTTCGAAAAGCGCCGCTATCAGCAGCTGCTGAACATTGAGGCGGAGTTCGTCCAGGATAACTACTCCCGCTCCGCCCGCCATGTACTGCGCGGGCTGCACTATCAGAAAACCCGCCCGCAGGGCAAGCTGGTGCGCGTGGTACGCGGCGAGGTATTTGACGTCGCCGTGGATATTCGTCCCGGTTCGCCCACCTTCGGCCAGTGGGAAGGCGTCATTCTCTCGGAAGAGAATAAACGTCAGTTGTGGATACCGCCCGGCCTGGCACACGGCTTTGTAGTGCTCTCAGCAGAGGCGGATTTTGAATATAAATGTACCGATTACTACCAGCCGCAGGATGAAGCCTGCCTGCGCTGGAACGATCCGACAATCAATATCGACTGGCCGGTTACCGCACCGCTGCTGTCGGAAAAAGATCAACAAGGATTATCTCTGACGGAGTTGATGCCATGCGCATACTGTTAACCGGTGCCTATGGTCAGCTGGGCCGCTGCCTGCTGGATCGTTTTCCTGCGGGCTGGGTGATGCTCGCCTGCGGTTCGGCGGAACTGGATATTACCGATCGCCAGGCGGTAGATCGTATCGTGCGCCGTTTTCGCCCGCAGGTCATCATGAACGCTGCCGCCTATACCGCCGTCGATAAGGCGGAGATCGATCGCATCCGCGCAATGAAGATAAACGCGCTGGGGCCGGAGAATCTGGCGCGGGCGGCGCGTGAAACGGGCGCACAGCTGATCCACATCTCTACCGATTACGTTTTTGACGGCAGCCGCAGCGCACCCTATACCGAAAGCGATCTCCCCTGCCCGATCAATTTCTACGGCCTGAGCAAATGGGAAGGTGAAAAACGCGTGCAGGCGATGCTGCCGCAGGCGATTGTGATCCGCAGCTCCTGGATATTTAGCGAATATGGCAGCAACTTCGTTAAAACGATGCTGCGCCTGGCGCAGGGCCAGGAGACGATCCGCGTGGTCAACGATCAGCGCGGCTGCCCCACCTACGCGGGCGATCTGGCGGCGATGATGATCCGCCTGGCGGCCGATCCCACGGCGGCAGGCATTTACCACTACAGCGGCGATAAGGCGGTGAGCTGGTATGAGTTTGCTCTGGCAATTTTCGGTCACTACCAGGCGCTGACCGGTAATCCGGCGCTGAACCGGCTGCAACCCATCAGCAGCCGCCATTATGCACAGGATGCGCTGCGTCCCGCCAGCGCGGTGCTGGGCAGCCAGCGTCAAACCGACGCCCGCCCTGGCGACTGGCAATCTGCGCTGGGCACGCTGGCAGCGATGCTGGTCCAGGATAACGCCCGCTATCCCAACGTGATTTAATCACGCGCCAGAAACTATAACGCCGCTTTTGATAAGCGGCGTTTTTATGATGGCTGATTAGTCGTCCAGCCAGGCGTGACGCCACTCATCCAGCCCCTCTGCGCGCAGCATCCAGTGCTGATGTACCGCCACCCGCAGCGCATCGCCCATTTTTGCCGTCATTTCCATGTCGGCAAGGTGCATACGGATCGCAGAAATCCACGCTTTAAAGCGGTTATCCACCAGAGTAACCGGCAGGCCGCACTGATAAGGCTCAATACGCGTGGCAATAATCGGCACGCCACAGGCACCAATTTCCAGCAGCCGCAGGTTACTCTTGCAGACGTTAAAGTGGTTCATCTCCAGCGGCACCAGCGCCAGATCGAGATTCAGGCTGGCCAGCTTTTCCGGGTAGAGATCGAAAGGCACGCCGGTATGGAATTCGCACCGCACGCCTTCCGGTTTCATTCCCATAAACACCCACTCCACCTCATCCTGTAGCGCCTGGATCACCGGGCGAATAATCTCCAGATCGCCGGTATGGCTGCCGCCGCCCGCCCAGCCGACGCGGATTTTTTTACCGGTGCGGCGCTGGCTCATCAGCGCGCCCCACTGATCGACCGCCAGCCGGTTTTGTGCCACGCGAATATCGTGATGGAAATCAGCATAGGCCTCCGCCAGCGGAAAAGTTGAAACCACCACCCGGTCTGCCTGCGCCATTACGCGGCGCAGCGCTTTGACGATATGTTGTGGAAATCTGTGCTTTAAAGCGCTTTTTATCGGCAGATTAGGTAAAAAGTCATCGTATTCGACAATGATGCGCGCATCGCACTGCTGGCGATACTGCCGCATCAGATCGGGGAAGCCGACGCCGGAGGGCAACTGTAACAGAATGGTGTCCGGCTGCATCTCCGCCACTTCCAGCACCTTCGGCGCGCCAGAATACAGCCCGCCTTCAGTCAGGACGTTCTCCTCCAGCGCCTTCCAGGGTTGTATCACCCGGTGGTTGCCACAGCCGTACCAGTTAGCATGCGATGCCATAAAGCGCGGCAGTGGATGTCCCGGCAGCGCCGGAAACAGGCGCGCCATTCGTTCGGAAACGGTAAAGGGTTCGCCATATTTCGCCATCTGCGGATGGTAACGGCTATCCTGCGTCAGCGCATGACGCCATTTCGCTATCAGCCGCTGCTGCGCCTCCTCTTTCGCCAGCGCGGTAGCGGCTTTTTCCTGCGTCAGCAGCAGCGTTGCGCCACCCATATGCAGCACGCTGCACTCTGGCGTCCAGCTGATCACATAGCCGTTCGCTTTGAGCTTCAGGCAGTAATCGACATCGGCATAAAACAGTGCAAAAGCCTCTTCATCCAGGCCGCCTGCCTCATGGAATAAAGCGGTGCGGGTGAGCAGGCAGGAGCCGGACACCGCCGAAACGTTATGCGTGGCGCGAAGATAGTGCAGATAGCCCGCATCACCAGCCGCGCTGAACTCAAAAGGGTTGACCACGCCGCGCTGGATACCGGTCAGGTAACCGCCATGCTGTATGCGCCCGTCGCGGAAGCAGAGCTTTGGCCCCACCGCGCCAACTTCGGGCCGCTGGGCGATGCCCATCAGCGTCGCCAGCCAGGCGGGATCCTGCACCTCGCAGTCATTATCCAGCAGCAGCAGATAGCTGCCGCGCGCCTGCGTTGCCGCCAGGTTAATCATCGCCGCGTAGTTAAAGGCGGCGGGATAATCGATCACGCGCAGCGTGCCAGGCTCCAGCGTCCGCAGCTGCGCCAGATAGCTGACCGCTTCTTCCTCCGTGGAGCCGTTATCCACCACGATAATTTCCAGCTGCTGCCAGTGGGTATGCGCCGCCAGGCTTTCGATGGCGTTTTTCAGCAGCGCGGCGTTATCTTTGCTGGGGATAATTACCGTTACCACGGCGCTTTCATCCAGCGGATAGCGAGTGCGACAGATCCCCTGCGCCTCGTCGCTGACGACCGTCGCCGCCAGGCCAAAACGCTGATAGTGACGCGTCAGATTATGCTGTGCCGCTGCCAGCAGCGCGGGCTGACGCTTCCAGTGGTTAAATGCCAGCGGTGCTTCCACCAGCACTTCAGGAATAGCAGCAAACGCCTGCATCCCTTCGCGCTCAATAAACTTCCACGCCAGATCGTAATGCGGCAGCGGTGCCAGATCGCTTTCACTGCCGCCTACCGCCAGTGCCGCACGCATATCCAGCGACAGCACCGCGCCCGCATAGGGGAAACTACGCAACAGATCGAGATTACAGCCGGGACGTAGCACGATCTGCTGCTGCTCTTTACTCTGATAGTAGATTTCATCGCAGTAGAGGGCGCGGGCCTGCGGCGCACGCAGATGATATTCGGCAAAGGTAAGCAGCGCATGCGGCAACAGCTGCCAGCCTGCGGGCATCACGATCAGCCATTCCAGCGCCCCGCTCTG
The sequence above is a segment of the Mixta intestinalis genome. Coding sequences within it:
- the rfbA gene encoding glucose-1-phosphate thymidylyltransferase RfbA; its protein translation is MKGIVLAGGTGSRLHPVTCGISKQLLPVYDKPMIYYPLSVLMLAGINEILVITTQEDLPAFRRLLGDGSQFGIQLTFAVQPKPEGVAQAFIIGEAFLAGDRCALVLGDNIFFGQSFAKKLETVSARDVGATVFGYQVMDPERFGVVEFNHQMRAISLEEKPAQPKSNYAVTGLYFYDRHVCAMAKQIGPSARGELEITTLNQMYLEDNLLTVELLGRGFAWLDTGTHDSLLEASHFIHTIEKRQGFKVACLEEIAWRKGWLSAEALRERARDLGKTQYGAYLHLLLVEP
- the rfbC gene encoding dTDP-4-dehydrorhamnose 3,5-epimerase, with the protein product MRVIDTRIQDVKIIEPAVYGDARGFFLETFEKRRYQQLLNIEAEFVQDNYSRSARHVLRGLHYQKTRPQGKLVRVVRGEVFDVAVDIRPGSPTFGQWEGVILSEENKRQLWIPPGLAHGFVVLSAEADFEYKCTDYYQPQDEACLRWNDPTINIDWPVTAPLLSEKDQQGLSLTELMPCAYC
- the rfbD gene encoding dTDP-4-dehydrorhamnose reductase, which produces MRILLTGAYGQLGRCLLDRFPAGWVMLACGSAELDITDRQAVDRIVRRFRPQVIMNAAAYTAVDKAEIDRIRAMKINALGPENLARAARETGAQLIHISTDYVFDGSRSAPYTESDLPCPINFYGLSKWEGEKRVQAMLPQAIVIRSSWIFSEYGSNFVKTMLRLAQGQETIRVVNDQRGCPTYAGDLAAMMIRLAADPTAAGIYHYSGDKAVSWYEFALAIFGHYQALTGNPALNRLQPISSRHYAQDALRPASAVLGSQRQTDARPGDWQSALGTLAAMLVQDNARYPNVI
- a CDS encoding glycosyltransferase: MKKILISADAMDSFNEQSTYIVRAIETLIAAGYHIELATWRCGHSVQQALTDYRQTGQLQLTLGEGEAQETAYYAVLVFKGYLSAALIAQLEKNTLQTRFIFHHLSYSRLQETELDTALENQLASQVFTWTPSVAESLIAEGLDPSLLQTLSFSFPNAPQPQAVALYDAVELGLDDLRQNDEAQVTLNAEVNEALSRLLAALAEPPRLIAPLSADALRQLSLHGKICIGNLEDDYNVGKWLQQRSPSVTRENILKSFLAAADGNRIGVLILDGDNDRVALERSLDSLAQQRLTPQVICIADPDGRWQNDALVAQINLLPHDNRTCLNLLAQSGALEWLIVMPAGWQLLPHALLTFAEYHLRAPQARALYCDEIYYQSKEQQQIVLRPGCNLDLLRSFPYAGAVLSLDMRAALAVGGSESDLAPLPHYDLAWKFIEREGMQAFAAIPEVLVEAPLAFNHWKRQPALLAAAQHNLTRHYQRFGLAATVVSDEAQGICRTRYPLDESAVVTVIIPSKDNAALLKNAIESLAAHTHWQQLEIIVVDNGSTEEEAVSYLAQLRTLEPGTLRVIDYPAAFNYAAMINLAATQARGSYLLLLDNDCEVQDPAWLATLMGIAQRPEVGAVGPKLCFRDGRIQHGGYLTGIQRGVVNPFEFSAAGDAGYLHYLRATHNVSAVSGSCLLTRTALFHEAGGLDEEAFALFYADVDYCLKLKANGYVISWTPECSVLHMGGATLLLTQEKAATALAKEEAQQRLIAKWRHALTQDSRYHPQMAKYGEPFTVSERMARLFPALPGHPLPRFMASHANWYGCGNHRVIQPWKALEENVLTEGGLYSGAPKVLEVAEMQPDTILLQLPSGVGFPDLMRQYRQQCDARIIVEYDDFLPNLPIKSALKHRFPQHIVKALRRVMAQADRVVVSTFPLAEAYADFHHDIRVAQNRLAVDQWGALMSQRRTGKKIRVGWAGGGSHTGDLEIIRPVIQALQDEVEWVFMGMKPEGVRCEFHTGVPFDLYPEKLASLNLDLALVPLEMNHFNVCKSNLRLLEIGACGVPIIATRIEPYQCGLPVTLVDNRFKAWISAIRMHLADMEMTAKMGDALRVAVHQHWMLRAEGLDEWRHAWLDD